A stretch of the Porites lutea chromosome 12, jaPorLute2.1, whole genome shotgun sequence genome encodes the following:
- the LOC140953862 gene encoding uncharacterized protein, producing MSVKSDNQVKYLGIIFYSNVLNWKPYLHELSKKISRDLSKLAAEKAEIGDTDDKPCPQRRGEHGLPGSLNLGIAAFKRGDFKTANEYFESELHEAKEAGDKYREGKAHSSKQSNSSLGVAYRSLRDLKKAIKSHQQALSITKEIGDKELEGKAYINLGDAYVLIDSISAINFLQQAISIAELEGKAYSKLGNAYYFVGDPKKAIEFHQNALTTAKEIENKGLERKAYVNLKNVYAKDLKEAIEFLQQVHSAAKAITKKRSEGRKAFTNLDNAHYFHGGLKKAIEFHQEALSNAKEIGNKESERNAYINLGACSFFLGDFPSAEEYFQSSVKVEEMMSLSQEKKEWKISCKLYSLLCKITTRKDGRVAFNS from the exons ATCTAAGCAAACTGGCTGCAGAGAAAGCAGAAATCGGGGACACAGACGACAAG cCGTGCCCGCAACGTAGAGGTGAACATGGACTTCCTGGCAGTCTTAACCTTGGAATTGCTGCTTTCAAACGTGGTGATTTTAAAACAGCTAATGAGTACTTCGAGTCAGAATTGCATGAAGCCAAAGAGGCCGGAGACAAGTATAGAGAAGGCAAGGCACATTCATCAAAGCAATCGAATTCATCGCTAGGTGTTGCTTATCGCTCTCTCCGTGACCtcaaaaaagcaatcaaatCTCATCAGCAAGCACTTAGTATCACAaaagaaattggcgacaaagagttagaaggaaaagcgtacatCAACCTTGGCGATGCGTACGTTCTCATTGATTCCATAAGTGCAATCAATTTCCTTCAGCAAGCTATTAGTATTGCTGAGTTAGAAGGAAAGGCATACAGTAAACTTGGTAACGCTTACTACTTTGTAGGTGATcccaaaaaagcaatcgaatttCATCAAAACGCTCTTACTACCGCAAAAGAGATTGAAAACAAAGGTTTAGAAAGAAAAGCATACGTCAACCTTAAAAATGTGTATGCGAAAGATTTGAAAGAAGCAATCGAATTCCTTCAGCAAGTTCACAGTGCCGCAAAAGCGATTACAAAGAAACGTTCAGAAGGACGAAAAGCATTCACCAACCTTGACAATGCGCATTACTTTCACGGTGGTCTCAAAAAAGCGATCGAGTTCCATCAAGAGGCTCTCAGTAACGCAAAAGAGATTGGAAACAAAGAATCAGAGAGAAACGCGTATATCAATCTTGGTGCTTGCTCTTTTTTTCTGGGCGATTTTCCTAGTGCTGAGGAGTATTTTCAATCCAGTGTCAAAGTGGAAGAAATGATGTCCCTTTCTCAAGAGAAAAAAGAGTGGAAAATAAGCTGTAAACTTTATAGTCTTCTATGTAAAATTACTACAAGGAAAGACGGTCGAGTCGCTTTCAACAGCTGA